One Miscanthus floridulus cultivar M001 chromosome 11, ASM1932011v1, whole genome shotgun sequence DNA window includes the following coding sequences:
- the LOC136491428 gene encoding COP1-interactive protein 1-like yields the protein MEVEQAAEVSAPETADLKVPDKTPAHDDEKENIPNGNTNLQVKEAHNDEDDGTGSDGFELIDVKENFDSAKVEEEMAAPSTTVDTSPVTEESETQEEKTTAPEEQSVAGNTRHLESSMLNQQTEQLEKLTSRIEELESEKDKLVKDLTEAENKQSLHYSSLQEAQSSLAMKDKELAEAMESLKELGSELETSKKRIQEIEVELDSSADKLHKLEELKDERSLHAAQEAKRASELDRMLELAQSNMKEMEKHISSLQEEVKGHQDKATDHQQIEESLRNTISELKVVQEALELSKSQVADLEQKLASQDADISKLTEELNLHCSSEESLKEKTLKLETELTTALEELQAKLLSLQEMETKLDEQSKDRQTSEAALEKQNEQLLILQAELDNLKDENETLEGSLADLNSKLSEKDSMLHQAEDELAKAQLVLSEALSRKEELELNLNSLSEQHGESKAFGENASQKILELEAQIQAMRAAEEALNLELKEAEASVKAAEKKGSDLEKQLSEIENKLVAASEEIELLKERIQQEAAVSAERGMQLEETMTSVEGYKEKITELQSSLDSSASKNQLLEQEVKELTDKCSEHQEQAHSVRQRSLELEDLLHTSKIHAEGAHSRTQELEQELNNTYEKLKGVEEELEQYRSKASQLSDDLEAYQTKAASLEAVVEAASEKEKELMESLSQITEEKKKIEELTAEYEAKLEESLKEKQSLEESLQSQESKVLDLQQELVKLTEENEHHQNNIADLNLQLSTNNDMYSQLESQLKDIDDDHSKTKSLLSVTQSHKEELELNLRSLNDLHTASKTAAESSMQKISELETQYQELTASEQSLKLQLSELESKLTSAEKTSIDLEQELKAATAECSSCHMKIDELCGELEAYKDKSANLETSLAEAKQLEAELSEKLAQVNEEKDKFEELSKKTTIKHLEAEKQVQTLQDELESVRGKMEEVENELQSLGIRESSVLDKLKSAEEQLEHKGRALEHATSKKLDLEALYKSLLEDTETKLQQSADSLTQKETECHQLSEKLKLAEEEAASYQSRATAATEEVEAIKVELEAFESEISTHEATIEELKIKVSDSESKAEQALAELAMLSGTNETLKEELGAKLAMLHEVQEQLNSTHAEKEEVAAKLAEHERTVEHLTEVHSRGIELQSAAESRNAEIEAQLREALAAVGQKEAELRNLNEKLVALESEIESLTHVNEALKQEINAKLVMVDELQEKYSSINSEKEELAEKLSIHERKLEDLTEEHSRGLELRSVAESRNEQIESQLREVLEKVAQKEAEVTELTEKLALLEAENEKLTGVNEALKQEVDAKLAMFDDLQERFSSTHAEKEEASEKLAVHERAISHLTEVHTRTLELHSVAESKNEEIEAKLHEAVETIAQKEGEVKELCKKLDALEIELGYYEEQATEAAAAEENHKVKFDEASQKIKILEEQLAETHSKLEHFLTEKESLAQANSSLNEELEVHQNKLNDLQLALAAAVAEKEEASEEIHSLRKTLDGMIERKAELEIQVSSTIQEHEELKSKYQNTMEEKQMLSDKYETTKKELEDAIAKLEEEIKVDKSEKESHISKLERQITFSEIKYMEEIKTMQVETTEKNEALTAKMQEHAGLQHDKDELEQQLLEIRKELDGAYHTIANQEEQASVREIKWDAFRKYSEDRLEAEQQRAEELELQVAALKQQLQEAEIHYKQKEEQVSLREVQWEADQNHSLDELEAQRQYATDLEKQIEDLTQKLQSAAAHYKQKVTEERDKLAEVTTEFNKLTQKVSKSVELEKKVQDLEQKLQLAYSKSEEQVMDAVESRSREFSLDSSTSSVKQQDRTQAADKATPSPTLQEVQEPSGIMAFKFILGVALLSILIGVFLGKRY from the exons ATGGAAGTCGAACAGGCTGCCGAAGTAAGCGCTCCAGAGACGGCCGATCTTAAGGTTCCTGATAAGACGCCG GCACACGATGATGAAAAAGAAAATATACCGAATGGTAATACAAATTTGCAAGTGAAGGAAGCACACAATGATGAAGACGATGGAACAGGATCTGATGGGTTTGAGCTTATAGATGTGAAGGAAAACTTCGATTCAGCAAAAGTGGAGGAAGAAATGGCCGCTCCAAGTACTACGGTTGATACATCTCCTGTTACAGAAGAAAGTGAAACACAAGAAGAAAAAACAACAGCACCTGAAGAACAATCAGTTGCAGGAAACACAAGACATCTAGAGTCCTCAATGTTGAACCAACAAACAGAACAATTGGAAAAGCTGACAAGTCGTATTGAGGAGCTTGAATCTGAAAAAGACAAACTGGTAAAGGACTTGACAGAAGCAGAAAATAAGCAGAGCCTGCACTACAGTTCTCTACAAGAAGCTCAAAGCTCTCTTGCTATGAAAGATAAGGAGCTGGCTGAAGCAATGGAGTCGCTGAAGGAGCTGGGTTCTGAGCTTGAAACCTCAAAAAAGAGGATTCAAGAAATTGAAGTTGAATTGGATTCATCAGCAGATAAGCTTCATAAACTTGAAGAGCTGAAGGATGAAAGAAGCTTGCATGCTGCACAGGAGGCAAAGAGGGCCTCAGAACTTGATAGGATGCTGGAACTGGCACAGTCAAACATGAAAGAAATGGAAAAACATATTAGCAGTCTTCAAGAGGAGGTAAAGGGTCATCAAGATAAGGCCACTGACCATCAGCAAATAGAAGAATCGCTGAGAAACACAATCTCAGAACTCAAGGTGGTACAAGAGGCACTGGAGCTGTCAAAGTCACAAGTGGCAGATTTGGAACAGAAGCTTGCCTCCCAGGATGCTGATATCAGTAAACTAACTGAAGAGTTGAATCTCCATTGTTCGTCTGAAGAATCTCTTAAAGAGAAGACTCTTAAACTAGAGACTGAACTTACTACTGCACTTGAGGAACTACAAGCAAAGCTTCTGAGTTTGCAGGAAATGGAGACAAAACTTGATGAGCAGTCAAAAGACAGACAAACAAGTGAGGCTGCACTAGAGAAGCAAAATGAACAGCTACTCATCTTACAGGCTGAGCTTGACAACTTGAAGGATGAAAATGAAACTCTCGAAGGGTCGCTTGCTGATCTTAACTCAAAACTTTCTGAGAAAGATTCCATGCTGCATCAGGCCGAAGATGAGCTTGCTAAAGCACAATTGGTCCTCTCAGAAGCACTGTCACGAAAAGAAGAGTTGGAGCTGAATCTGAACTCTCTCAGTGAGCAGCATGGTGAATCCAAAGCTTTTGGAGAAAATGCAAGTCAGAAGATTCTCGAGCTTGAAGCACAAATACAGGCAATGCGTGCAGCTGAAGAGGCACTCAACTTAGAGCTAAAAGAAGCTGAGGCAAGTGTCAAAGCTGCTGAGAAGAAAGGCTCAGACCTTGAGAAACAACTCAGTGAGATTGAGAATAAATTAGTTGCAGCAAGTGAAGAAATAGAGTTGCTGAAAGAGCGTATTCAACAAGAAGCTGCTGTATCAGCAGAAAGAGGAATGCAGCTTGAAGAAACAATGACCAGTGTAGAGGGATACAAAGAAAAAATTACCGAGCTACAATCCTCCCTAGATTCATCGGCGTCTAAAAATCAGCTACTTGAACAAGAAGTCAAGGAGCTGACTGATAAATGTTCAGAGCATCAAGAACAAGCGCATTCAGTTCGGCAAAGAAGTCTGGAGCTGGAAGATTTGCTTCACACATCAAAGATTCATGCTGAAGGTGCACACTCACGGACACAGGAGCTGGAGCAGGAGCTGAACAACACATATGAAAAGCTCAAGGGGGTTGAAGAAGAACTTGAGCAGTATAGAAGCAAGGCTTCACAGCTCTCTGATGATCTAGAAGCTTATCAGACAAAAGCAGCTAGTCTTGAAGCTGTGGTGGAAGCAGCAAGCGAGAAAGAGAAGGAGCTTATGGAGTCATTGAGCCAAATAactgaagaaaaaaagaaaattgaAGAACtaactgcagaatacgaagctaaACTTGAAGAGAGCTTGAAGGAAAAGCAATCTCTTGAAGAGAGTTTGCAGAGCCAAGAATCAAAGGTGCTGGATCTGCAACAAGAGCTGGTGAAATTAACAGAAGAAAACGAACACCATCAAAACAACATTGCTGATCTGAACCTGCAGCTCTCCACTAATAATGACATGTACAGTCAACTGGAGTCCCAGCTAAAGGATATCGATGATGATCATAGCAAAACAAAATCACTTCTCTCTGTAACACAATCACACAAAGAAGAACTTGAGCTAAATCTGAGATCCCTTAATGATCTGCACACTGCATCCAAAACAGCTGCTGAGTCCTCAATGCAGAAGATTTCAGAGCTTGAAACTCAGTATCAGGAATTAACTGCTTCAGAACAGAGTCTGAAGCTGCAGCTCAGTGAGTTGGAGTCTAAATTAACATCTGCTGAGAAAACGAGCATAGATCTTGAGCAAGAGCTTAAAGCTGCTACAGCAGAGTGTAGTAGTTGTCATATGAAGATTGATGAACTTTGTGGGGAGCTTGAAGCATACAAGGATAAATCAGCTAATCTCGAGACTTCATTAGCAGAAGCAAAGCAATTGGAGGCTGAGTTGTCAGAAAAGTTGGCTCAAGTTAATGAAGAAAAGGATAAGTTTGAAGAACTGTCAAAGAAAACAACCATAAAGCATTTGGAAGCAGAGAAGCAGGTCCAAACTTTGCAGGATGAATTGGAATCTGTCCGTGGCAAAATGGAAGAGGTGGAAAATGAATTGCAGTCTCTGGGTATTAGAGAAAGCTCAGTGCTTGATAAGCTTAAATCTGCAGAAGAGCAGTTGGAGCACAAAGGCAGAGCGCTGGAACATGCCACTTCCAAGAAACTAGACTTGGAAGCTCTGTATAAGTCTTTACTTGAAGATACAGAAACGAAGCTTCAACAGTCCGCAGACAGCTTGACGCAGAAGGAGACAGAGTGCCACCAACTGTCTGAAAAGCTGAAGTTGGCCGAGGAAGAAGCAGCATCTTATCAATCGAGAGCAACTGCAGCAACAGAAGAGGTGGAGGCCATCAAAGTGGAGCTCGAAGCCTTTGAGTCAGAGATTTCTACTCATGAGGCCACCATTGAAGAACTCAAGATCAAGGTCTCTGATTCTGAGTCAAAGGCAGAGCAGGCATTGGCTGAGCTTGCAATGCTGAGTGGAACAAATGAGACCCTGAAAGAGGAACTTGGTGCTAAGCTGGCAATGCTTCATGAAGTTCAGGAACAGCTTAATTCTACTCATGCGGAGAAGGAAGAAGTTGCTGCGAAGCTAGCTGAGCATGAAAGGACAGTAGAACATTTGACGGAGGTGCATAGTAGAGGTATAGAACTCCAATCTGCAGCTGAATCAAGGAATGCAGAAATTGAAGCTCAGTTGCGGGAAGCACTTGCGGCAGTAGGACAGAAAGAGGCTGAGTTGAGAAACTTGAATGAAAAGCTGGTTGCACTTGAGTCCGAGATTGAAAGTTTGACGCATGTAAATGAAGCCTTGAAACAGGAAATCAATGCTAAGCTGGTAATGGTTGATGAGCTGCAGGAGAAGTATAGTTCTATAAATTCTGAGAAAGAAGAACTTGCAGAGAAGCTGTCTATTCATGAGAGAAAGTTAGAAGATTTGACAGAAGAACACTCAAGAGGTTTGGAGCTCCGATCTGTAGCTGAATCTAGGAATGAACAAATTGAGAGTCAACTGCGTGAAGTTCTTGAAAAGGTAGCACAAAAAGAAGCTGAAGTTACAGAATTGACAGAGAAGCTGGCTTTGCTCGAAGCTGAGAATGAAAAGTTGACTGGTGTGAACGAGGCATTAAAACAGGAAGTGGATGCTAAGCTGGCCATGTTTGATGATCTACAGGAACGGTTTAGCTCTACTCATGCTGAGAAGGAAGAAGCTTCAGAGAAGCTAGCTGTTCATGAGAGGGCAATCTCACACCTGACAGAGGTACACACAAGAACCTTGGAGCTCCATTCTGTAGCTGAATCAAAAAATGAAGAAATTGAAGCTAAGCTCCATGAGGCTGTTGAGACAATAGCACAGAAAGAAGGTGAAGTTAAAGAATTGTGTAAGAAGCTGGATGCCCTTGAAATTGAGTTGGGATATTATGAGGAGCAGGCAActgaagctgctgctgctgaagaGAATCATAAGGTTAAATTTGATGAAGCTTCACAGAAGATAAAGATCTTGGAGGAACAACTTGCAGAGACACATAGCAAGTTGGAGCATTTCCTTACAGAGAAGGAAAGCTTGGCTCAAGCAAATAGTAGTTTGAATGAGGAGTTGGAAGTACATCAGAACAAGTTGAACGATTTACAACTTGCACTTGCTGCTGCAGTAGCAGAAAAGGAGGAGGCATCTGAAGAGATTCATTCGCTGCGTAAAACGCTCGATGGAATGATCGAGCGCAAAGCAGAATTAGAAATACAG GTATCTTCTACTATACAAGAGCACGAAGAACTGAAGAGCAAGTACCAAAATACAATGGAAGAGAAGCAGATGTTGAGTGATAAATATGAAACCACAAAGAAAGAGCTCGAGGATGCAATAGCCAAGTTGGAGGAGGAAATTAAGGTAGACAAGTCAGAAAAAGAGTCTCACATCTCAAAACTTGAGCGACAGATTACATTTTCCGAGATAAAGTACATGGAGGAG ATAAAGACCATGCAAGTGGAGACAACTGAAAAGAATGAAGCACTAACAGCCAAGATGCAGGAACACGCAGGCCTACAGCATGACAAAGATGAGTTAGAACAACAGTTGCTGGAAATTAGGAAGGAACTGGATGGTGCCTACCATACCATAGCAAATCAG GAAGAACAAGCTTCTGTGAGAGAGATAAAGTGGGACGCTTTTAGGAAGTATTCAGAGGATCGTCTGGAAGCTGAGCAGCAGCGTGCTGAGGAGCTGGAACTACAAGTAGCAGCTCTTAAACAACAGCTCCAAGAAGCTGAGATCCATTACAAGCAAAAG GAAGAACAAGTTTCTCTAAGGGAGGTTCAATGGGAAGCGGATCAAAATCATTCACTGGATGAGCTGGAAGCTCAGCGCCAGTATGCCACGGACTTGGAGAAACAAATTGAAGATCTTACACAGAAGTTACAATCAGCTGCTGCACACTACAAGCAGAAG GTCACAGAAGAGAGGGATAAACTTGCTGAGGTCACGACAGAGTTCAACAAGTTGACACAAAAAGTAAGCAAGAGTGTTGAATTGGAGAAGAAGGTGCAGGACCTTGAGCAGAAGCTGCAGCTAGCTTATTCCAAGTCTGAGGAACAG GTAATGGATGCTGTGGAGTCGAGATCCCGTGAATTCAGCCTGGATTCATCAACAAGTTCAGTCAAACAGCAAGACAGAACTCAGGCTGCTGACAAGGCCACGCCGAGCCCAACCCTGCAAGAAGTACAAGAAccttctggcatcatggctttCAAGTTCATTCTGGGAGTTGCCCTGCTGTCCATACTCATCGGCGTGTTTCTTGGAAAGCGATACTAG
- the LOC136490871 gene encoding heavy metal-associated isoprenylated plant protein 35-like — protein MAREEELKRIDLKVNVSCCDGCRRKVMKAMSLKGVLRTEIQPSHDRVTVVGDVDVKVLVKKLAKVGKIAELLPPAPAASEQGKKQRDVSGGRNDGDRAAPAQAAEEKCKGKDDSGDKAAAKAAPSKHEGCKKCAREAAARAMPEGDNGDHGRGEKKTPSSKDAAAAGWSGEEGGDADGLFGAKPLAVAPDHHNAQAPQAHYHRAEPAMVVPYYGYYGMPPPPPPMMMPMAPPAQRHPQPSRFDEDYFNDDNTVGCSVM, from the exons ATGGCTAGGGAAGAAGAGCTCAAG AGGATTGACCTGAAGGTGAACGTGAGCTGCTGCGACGGCTGCAGGAGGAAGGTGATGAAGGCGATGAGCCTCAAAG GCGTGCTGAGGACGGAGATCCAGCCGTCGCACGATAGGGTGACCGTCGTCGGCGACGTGGACGTCAAGGTCCTGGTGAAGAAGCTGGCCAAGGTCGGCAAGATCGCCGAGCTGCTGCCTCCGGCGCCGGCGGCTTCTGAACAGGGCAAGAAGCAGCGCGACGTCAGCGGCGGCAGGAATGACGGAGACAGGGCGGCGCCGGCGCAGGCGGCGGAGGAGAAGTGCAAGGGCAAGGACGACAGCGGTGACAAGGCGGCGGCTAAGGCGGCGCCGAGCAAGCATGAGGGGTGCAAGAAGTGCGCGCGCGAGGCCGCCGCGCGCGCCATGCCCGAGGGCGACAATGGCGACCACGGCAGGGGGGAGAAGAAGACGCCATCGTCcaaggacgccgccgccgccggctggaGCGGCGAGGAAGGCGGCGACGCCGACGGATTATTCGGCGCCAAGCCCTTGGCGGTGGCGCCCGATCACCACAACGCGCAGGCGCCGCAGGCGCACTACCACCGCGCGGAGCCGGCGATGGTGGTGCCGTACTACGGCTACTACGGCATGCCCCCTCCCCCGCCGCCGATGATGATGCCGATGGCGCCGCCCGCCCAGCGGCACCCGCAGCCGTCCCGCTTCGACGAGGACTACTTCAACGACGACAACACGGTCGGCTGCAGCGTCATGTGA